In Phragmites australis chromosome 16, lpPhrAust1.1, whole genome shotgun sequence, one DNA window encodes the following:
- the LOC133895317 gene encoding F-box/kelch-repeat protein At1g55270-like, translating to MATAMVPFASVLHGGRWYVKGLGVSQQVLSQVYSPEYDAWSVMLDGMVIGWRSPSACLDGGLYAADCKDDCRLRAYDEVMDAWTTCIDSKQPEPTLRGVERGGRPGPPKSRGHSSCTYV from the coding sequence ATGGCCACGGCGATGGTGCCATTCGCCAGCGTGTTGCACGGCGGGAGGTGGTACGTGAAGGGGCTTGGCGTGTCACAGCAGGTGCTGAGCCaggtgtactcaccggagtacGACGCGTGGTCGGTCATGCTCGACGGCATGGTCATCGGCTGGAGGAGCCCCAGTGCGTGCCTCGACGGCGGGCTCTATGCCGCCGACTGCAAGGACGACTGCCGGCTGAGGGCCTACGACGAGGTCATGGACGCGTGGACCACCTGCATTGACAGCAAGCAGCCAGAGCCGACCCTGAGGGGGGTCGAGCGGGGCGGCCGCCCCGGGCCCCCAAAATCGAGGGGCCACTCCTCGTGTACCTATGTATAG